One segment of Nostoc flagelliforme CCNUN1 DNA contains the following:
- a CDS encoding SMP-30/gluconolactonase/LRE family protein, translating into MLQYPLHNVLGARARLGEVPIWDSTKSLLYWVDIYNHRVHQFNPATGKDLFFDVGDVVGAIATAGADRLIMALRHHLAFLNTQTGVVTPILEIEGNLPDNRFNDGKCDPQGRFWFGSMCSLEKPQASLYRYDNDGSLHVMETELTLSNGLGWSPDQKTFYLTDSPQQKIYAYDFDSVTGNITNRRIFVDLTHESFYPDGLTIDSEGHIWSAMWDGWCVIRFNPKGEEILRINLPVQLPTSCTFGGEDLQTLYITTASVGLSQAEIEKSFYSGDLFALQTDVTGLPTYDFKELSQFPGN; encoded by the coding sequence ATTTTGCAATATCCACTCCACAATGTCCTAGGAGCCAGGGCCCGCTTAGGTGAAGTCCCGATCTGGGACTCTACCAAAAGCCTACTATACTGGGTTGATATCTACAACCATCGGGTACATCAGTTCAATCCTGCCACGGGGAAAGACTTGTTTTTTGATGTGGGAGATGTCGTCGGTGCGATCGCAACAGCAGGTGCAGATAGATTAATCATGGCACTGCGCCATCACCTGGCATTCCTCAACACCCAGACAGGTGTAGTTACCCCCATTTTGGAAATTGAAGGAAATTTACCAGATAATCGTTTCAATGATGGTAAATGTGACCCTCAAGGACGTTTTTGGTTCGGTTCAATGTGTTCTTTGGAAAAACCCCAGGCTAGCCTCTATCGATATGACAATGATGGTTCATTGCATGTCATGGAAACAGAATTGACTCTTTCTAATGGTTTGGGGTGGAGTCCCGATCAAAAGACATTTTACTTAACAGATTCTCCTCAGCAAAAAATATATGCTTACGACTTTGATTCAGTAACAGGAAACATTACTAATCGCCGGATTTTTGTTGATTTAACTCATGAATCCTTCTACCCAGATGGGTTGACAATAGACAGTGAAGGACATATTTGGTCAGCTATGTGGGATGGATGGTGTGTAATTCGTTTCAATCCCAAGGGTGAAGAGATATTGCGGATAAACCTACCTGTACAATTGCCAACTAGCTGTACTTTTGGCGGCGAAGATTTGCAAACACTTTACATTACCACTGCTTCAGTTGGACTCAGCCAAGCAGAGATCGAAAAAAGCTTCTACTCCGGTGATTTGTTTGCTCTCCAAACTGATGTTACTGGATTACCTACTTATGATTTTAAGGAATTATCGCAATTTCCAGGTAATTAA